A genomic window from Camelina sativa cultivar DH55 chromosome 2, Cs, whole genome shotgun sequence includes:
- the LOC104724738 gene encoding uncharacterized protein At5g50100, mitochondrial — MATRGAAVAAASTIWKHRRNPSLRSLSNHFSPSFNPRIIPTGFKYQVRAIKGGASTDPVITTPLKNRDDPKPQNWKIKMLYDGDCPLCMREVNMLLERNEKYGTIKFVDISSIDYSPEDNQGLDYKTVMGQIHAIQSDGNVVKGVEAFRRLYEEVGLGWVYSITKYEPIGKLADVVYDVWAKYRLQVTGRPSLEAILEARKKDKVETCGESKACKM; from the exons atggcaacgAGAGGagctgctgttgctgctgcatCTACAATATGGAAGCACCGAAGAAACCCTTCTCTTCGATCATTATCAAACCATTTCAGTCCCAGTTTCAATCCTCGGATCATCCCTACAG GGTTTAAATATCAAGTTAGGGCGATAAAAGGAGGAGCAAGTACTGATCCAGTTATTACAACACCATTGAAGAACAGAGATGATCCAAAACCTCAGAATTGGAAAATCAAAATGCTTTACGATGGAGACTGTCCTCTCTGTATGCGTGAG GTGAATATGCTTCTGGAAAGGAATGAAAAATATGGAACTATTAAGTTTGTGGACATAAGTTCCATCGATTATTCACCGGAAGATAACCAAGGGCTTGATTACAAAACA GTAATGGGGCAAATCCATGCCATTCAGTCTGATGGTAACGTGGTTAAGGGTGTGGAG GCATTTAGGAGACTGTATGAAGAGGTTGGGCTTGGATGGGTTTACTCTATCACCAAATATGAACCT ATAGGGAAGTTGGCTGATGTTGTGTATGATGTTTGGGCTAAATATCGTCTTCAGGTCACAG GGAGGCCATCTTTAGAAGCTATTCTtgaagcaagaaagaaagataag GTAGAGACATGTGGTGAAAGCAAGGCATGCAAGATGTGA
- the LOC104724747 gene encoding uncharacterized protein LOC104724747: MQCVSHVLSLGHLIKHLPCTKPHTFLRRRFHSNAFANVAASTTTSCFKSLSPSQQDQIHLYVDTLLQWNQKMNLTATKEAEEVMERHIEDSLAILPPIKTSYNLHSNDLFDQINLIDVGSGAGLPGLVLAIACPDWRVTLLESINKRCVFLEHVVNVTGLTNVKIVRGRAESCGHDVMYREKFDVAIARAVAEMRVLAEYCLPLVRVGGLFVAAKGHDPKEEVQNAENAVRMLGGSILQISPVDSHSPYGQRTTVVCRKDHSTPKKYPREAGTPSKLPL, encoded by the exons atgcagtgCGTCTCACATGTTCTCTCTCTGGGGCATTTAATCAAACACCTTCCATGCACCAAACCGCACACTTTTCTTCGGAGGAGGTTTCACTCCAACGCCTTTGCAAATGTCGCCGCCAGCACAACAACATCATGTTTCAAAAGCCTCAGTCCTAGCCAACAAGACCAAATCCATCTCTACGTCGATACTCTTCTCCAATGGAACCag AAGATGAATCTTACAGCAActaaagaagctgaagaagtaATGGAGAGACATATCGAAGATTCTCTTGCGATATTGCCTCCTATAAAGACGTCATACAACTTGCATTCCAATGACTTGTttgatcaaatcaatttaattgaTGTTGGAAGCGGGGCTGGTCTTCCTGGGTTGGTTCTAGCTATTGCTTGTCCAG attggAGAGTGACTCTATTGGAGTCTATAAATAAGCGTTGTGTTTTCTTGGAGCACGTTGTGAATGTCACTGGGCTTACAAATGTGAAAATTGTAAGGGGCAGAGCAGAG AGTTGTGGGCACGATGTTATGTATAGAGAAAAGTTCGATGTGGCTATTGCAAGAGCTGTTGCGGAGATGAGAGTTTTAG CTGAATATTGTCTTCCTCTGGTTCGGGTTGGTGGATTGTTTGTAGCTGCTAAGGGTCATGACCCTAAG GAGGAAGTTCAAAATGCAGAAAATGCAGTTCGTATGTTGGGTGGTTCCATATTACAAATTAGTCCAG TGGATTCACATAGCCCATACGGACAGAGGACAACGGTTGTTTGTCGTAAAGATCATTCCAccccaaaaaaatatccacGTGAAGCAGGTACTCCGTCTAAATTACCCTTGTAA
- the LOC104724756 gene encoding uncharacterized protein LOC104724756 — MIRHHESEEEQDFSHEDYQLCSSLPLPLHRCIATLACHTSSYISSLTLAGKRLYTGSNDGVVRLWNANTLETLAEASSTGDVITGERRGGGAVKSLVILVDKLFTAHQDKKIRVWKINDVVEEEDVGGKKYMHLATMPTMSDRFAKCLMPKNQVEIRRHKKASWVHHVDAVSGLTLSRDGTLLYSVSWDRTLKIWRTTDFKCLESFTNAHDDAINAVALSENGDIYTGSSDQRIKLWRKNVNEENAKKNKKKHSLVSTLTNHNSGINALALSGNNGSLLHSGGSDGSILVWERDEGGNIVVAGMLRGHTEAVLCLTVVSDILCSGSADKTVRLWKCSATDYSCLAVLEGHKGPVKCLTGAIRDSGKPSETSYHIYSGGLDSQVKVWQILVPTS, encoded by the coding sequence atgatacGACACCACGAATCCGAAGAAGAACAAGACTTTTCTCATGAAGATTATCAATTATGTTCTTCTCTACCACTACCACTTCATCGATGTATTGCCACTCTTGCATGTCATACATCATCCTACATTTCATCTCTAACCCTTGCAGGAAAGAGACTTTACACAGGCTCCAACGACGGAGTTGTCAGGTTGTGGAATGCAAACACGTTAGAAACGTTAGCGGAAGCATCAAGCACGGGTGATGTAATAACAGGAGAAAGAAGGGGTGGAGGAGCAGTGAAATCTTTGGTAATCTTGGTTGATAAACTCTTCACAGCACACCAAGATAAAAAAATACGTGTGTGGAAGATAAACGACgtcgttgaagaagaagacgtggGTGGTAAAAAGTACATGCATTTAGCAACGATGCCAACTATGAGCGACCGTTTCGCAAAGTGTTTGATGCCAAAGAACCAAGTTGAAATAAGGAGGCACAAGAAAGCTTCGTGGGTTCATCATGTAGACGCGGTTTCGGGTTTAACCTTATCAAGAGATGGAACGCTACTCTATTCTGTCTCATGGGACCGGACACTAAAAATCTGGCGAACCACTGACTTTAAATGCCTGGAGTCTTTCACAAACGCCCACGATGATGCAATCAATGCAGTGGCATTATCCGAAAATGGAGATATATACACAGGGTCTTCTGACCAGAGAATCAAATTGTGGAGGAAGAACGTCAATGAGGAGAATgcgaagaagaataaaaagaaacattctTTGGTTTCAACATTGACGAATCATAATTCGGGTATTAACGCATTGGCACTAAGCGGTAACAATGGCTCTCTTTTACATTCGGGTGGATCCGATGGATCGATATTGGTATGGGAAAGAGACGAAGGTGGAAACATTGTCGTTGCTGGAATGCTAAGAGGTCACACAGAGGCTGTTCTATGCCTCACGGTTGTTTCGGACATACTTTGTAGTGGGTCTGCAGATAAGACGGTGAGGCTATGGAAATGTTCTGCGACGGATTATTCATGCTTGGCTGTGTTAGAGGGACACAAAGGACCGGTTAAGTGCTTGACCGGAGCAATTCGTGATTCCGGTAAACCATCAGAGACTTCTTATCATATTTATAGTGGAGGACTTGACTCTCAAGTTAAGGTTTGGCAGATTTTGGTGCCAACCTCATAA